From the Rhizobium leguminosarum bv. trifolii WSM1325 genome, one window contains:
- a CDS encoding Conjugal transfer protein TrbC (PFAM: Conjugal transfer protein TrbC~KEGG: trbC; conjugal transfer protein; K03197 type IV secretion system protein VirB2) encodes MRLERSIDLAAIALVLAFILADPAWASSGGGLPWEDPLQQIQESITGPVAGFIALAAVAIAGGMLIFGGELNDFARRLMYVVLVAGILLGATQIVALFGATGASIGIADHKLKARDGEEGRAGNGG; translated from the coding sequence ATGCGGCTTGAACGCTCGATAGACCTCGCCGCCATCGCGCTTGTATTGGCCTTCATCCTTGCCGACCCGGCTTGGGCAAGTTCGGGCGGCGGCCTGCCCTGGGAAGATCCTCTTCAACAAATCCAAGAATCGATCACCGGTCCGGTTGCCGGGTTTATCGCGCTTGCTGCTGTCGCAATCGCAGGCGGCATGTTGATCTTCGGCGGAGAACTCAACGACTTCGCACGCCGGCTCATGTACGTGGTGCTCGTTGCCGGCATTCTGCTTGGCGCGACCCAGATCGTCGCCCTTTTTGGCGCGACCGGCGCCTCTATCGGCATTGCCGATCACAAGCTGAAGGCCCGCGATGGCGAAGAGGGGAGGGCAGGTAATGGCGGTTGA
- a CDS encoding replication protein C (PFAM: replication protein C~KEGG: repC; replication protein C), with protein sequence MANDIPDTSKSEISLLLKKAAPILGIDGTTYHVLDILLGLSRADDWKGAGRPIVAISNAKLAEYTLRSERTVMRCLRRIVEAGIAAYRDSPTGRRFVYRDNDGMVASGFGLDFTPARVRLAEIRESVENYQRELKASQDARRAVTRFSRAIIDACEAFPEKADIWRSAAQAIIDAVAGRADQASGLESLHGEVLEYAEQRFREQDMSCAGDIRVTSNINTIPKNLPDSNQRTRSSERDIISTDVGYAADMAYENKPEAAAGDMQSRLRQAEKTVGDIQGVVLAAVPIGLLQVGCRAAQECVSVEFDGWSDVVGAAETMRRMIGLSESAWVDGVGRVGRYAASAILATVLEKSLRDPELIAKPGGYFRAMVDRAVDGSLHLSKSLYGLAESEMNTRDR encoded by the coding sequence ATGGCCAACGACATACCGGACACCTCGAAGTCGGAGATCTCTCTCCTGTTGAAAAAGGCAGCGCCGATCCTTGGGATCGACGGCACGACCTATCATGTCCTGGACATTCTCCTTGGCCTCTCGCGCGCCGATGACTGGAAAGGCGCCGGGCGACCGATCGTTGCCATCTCGAACGCCAAGCTCGCCGAATACACGCTGCGCTCCGAACGCACAGTGATGCGTTGCCTGCGCAGGATCGTTGAGGCTGGGATCGCCGCCTACCGTGACAGTCCGACCGGCCGGCGTTTCGTGTACCGCGACAATGACGGGATGGTTGCCAGCGGCTTCGGGCTTGATTTCACGCCGGCGCGCGTGCGGCTCGCGGAGATCAGGGAGAGCGTCGAGAACTACCAAAGGGAACTCAAGGCCAGCCAGGATGCACGTCGCGCGGTCACGCGGTTTTCCAGAGCAATCATCGATGCCTGCGAGGCGTTCCCGGAAAAGGCAGACATCTGGAGGAGCGCCGCACAAGCAATCATCGATGCCGTAGCCGGCCGGGCAGACCAGGCAAGCGGTCTCGAATCACTCCACGGAGAGGTTCTTGAGTACGCGGAGCAACGCTTCCGGGAGCAAGATATGTCATGCGCGGGTGACATCCGCGTCACCTCTAATATTAATACAATCCCTAAAAACCTTCCTGATAGTAATCAACGGACCCGCTCAAGTGAGCGAGACATAATTTCCACTGACGTCGGCTACGCCGCCGATATGGCCTATGAAAATAAGCCTGAAGCGGCTGCGGGTGACATGCAATCCCGATTGCGGCAGGCGGAAAAGACGGTTGGTGATATCCAAGGTGTCGTTCTAGCTGCGGTGCCGATTGGTTTGCTTCAGGTTGGGTGCCGCGCGGCGCAGGAATGTGTCAGCGTGGAGTTTGACGGATGGTCCGATGTAGTCGGGGCGGCTGAAACGATGCGGCGCATGATCGGCCTGTCGGAGTCTGCATGGGTAGACGGTGTAGGGAGGGTCGGCCGATATGCTGCGTCCGCCATCTTGGCGACCGTGCTCGAAAAATCCTTGCGCGACCCGGAGCTAATTGCAAAGCCCGGGGGCTATTTCCGTGCAATGGTCGACCGGGCTGTCGATGGAAGTCTTCACCTCTCGAAAAGCCTTTACGGTCTTGCGGAAAGCGAGATGAACACACGGGATAGATAG
- a CDS encoding Conjugal transfer TrbD family protein (PFAM: Conjugal transfer TrbD family protein~KEGG: ret:RHE_PA00176 conjugal transfer protein D) yields MAVEATTLQRNPIHRALSRPNLLMGADRELVLITGLAAIILIFVVLTIYSALFGAALWTVIVAALRMMAKADPLMRRVYIRHMAYRPSYRATSSPWRRY; encoded by the coding sequence ATGGCGGTTGAGGCGACCACCTTGCAGCGCAATCCCATACATCGCGCGCTTTCGCGCCCCAACCTCCTGATGGGTGCGGACCGGGAACTGGTTCTGATCACGGGACTTGCGGCGATCATCCTGATCTTTGTCGTCCTGACGATCTATTCCGCGCTGTTTGGTGCGGCGCTGTGGACCGTCATCGTCGCAGCGTTGAGAATGATGGCAAAGGCCGATCCGCTGATGCGACGCGTGTATATCCGCCACATGGCCTACAGACCCTCCTACAGGGCCACGTCCTCCCCCTGGCGACGTTACTGA
- a CDS encoding filamentation induced by cAMP protein Fic (PFAM: filamentation induced by cAMP protein Fic~KEGG: hypothetical protein), whose protein sequence is MKWNWTQEGWPHFIYDHAPLEPLESRFLLSSGEVIGAVRHVGDEERNLLRIELLSDEAVKTSAIEGEMLDRLSVQSSLRRQFGLDADNRPSTPQERGIAEMMVDVYDTWSAPLNDETLFRWNGMLMTGNRHLGAIGAYRTHEDAMQIVSGRLDNPTVHYEAPPSRQVPAEMAAYTEWFNKTAPHGELPLPALTRAGIGHLYFESIHPFEDGNGRLGRALAEKSLAQNIGQPSLIALAYTIENGRKAYYDQLERHQRTLDITEWLVYFAGTILDAQQTTLMRVAFYISKAQFYDRFRGQFNERQEKALARMFREGPGGFKGGLSAENYISITRTSRATATRDLHDLVEKEALTRTGDRRHARYALNLP, encoded by the coding sequence ATGAAGTGGAACTGGACGCAGGAAGGTTGGCCGCATTTCATCTATGATCATGCGCCGCTTGAACCACTCGAAAGCCGATTCCTTCTGTCCTCGGGGGAAGTGATCGGCGCAGTCCGTCATGTCGGCGATGAGGAACGCAATCTGCTTCGTATCGAGCTTTTAAGCGACGAGGCAGTGAAAACCTCCGCGATTGAGGGCGAAATGCTTGATCGGTTGAGCGTGCAATCCTCATTGCGCCGCCAGTTTGGTCTCGATGCCGACAATCGGCCATCAACTCCGCAAGAGCGCGGCATCGCGGAAATGATGGTCGATGTGTACGACACTTGGTCGGCCCCGCTCAATGATGAAACCCTGTTTCGCTGGAACGGCATGTTGATGACAGGCAATCGCCATCTTGGAGCGATCGGCGCATATCGAACGCATGAAGATGCCATGCAGATTGTGTCCGGCCGTCTGGACAATCCGACCGTCCACTATGAGGCTCCACCATCAAGGCAGGTCCCGGCGGAAATGGCGGCCTACACCGAGTGGTTCAACAAAACGGCGCCGCACGGTGAACTCCCCTTGCCCGCGCTCACCCGTGCCGGCATAGGCCATTTGTACTTCGAAAGCATCCATCCGTTTGAAGATGGAAATGGCAGGCTTGGCCGAGCGCTCGCCGAAAAATCGCTTGCCCAAAATATCGGGCAACCGAGCTTGATTGCACTTGCCTACACGATCGAGAATGGCCGGAAAGCCTATTACGATCAGCTCGAACGGCATCAGCGCACGCTCGATATCACCGAATGGCTGGTGTATTTTGCGGGAACCATCCTTGATGCACAACAGACCACCTTGATGCGGGTGGCCTTCTACATCAGCAAGGCGCAATTCTATGACAGGTTCCGCGGGCAATTCAACGAGCGCCAGGAGAAGGCCCTCGCTCGGATGTTCCGAGAAGGTCCTGGGGGGTTTAAAGGCGGATTGAGCGCTGAGAATTACATTTCGATAACGCGGACCTCGCGAGCGACAGCGACGCGCGATCTTCATGACTTGGTGGAGAAAGAAGCGCTCACGCGCACCGGCGATCGCCGGCACGCACGCTATGCACTAAATCTGCCCTGA
- a CDS encoding autoinducer synthesis protein (PFAM: autoinducer synthesis protein~KEGG: smd:Smed_5375 autoinducer synthesis protein): MKLIALKTTKSRKDAALLDQMYRLRSRVFADRLAWNVSRSNGRERDQFDEFGPTYILALSDGDVVIGCARLLPAIGPTMLQQVFPQLLSAGRLDADPAMIESSRFCVDTAGSRGAGEGGLSDVTFGMFAGILEWCLHHGYREIATATDVRFERILRRAGWPMQRLGQPIMINETLSVAGILPVKWENFERVRPHAYRSAFGARRQHAA, from the coding sequence ATGAAGCTGATAGCACTCAAGACGACAAAATCGCGCAAGGACGCAGCACTTCTCGATCAAATGTACCGGCTGCGGTCGCGTGTTTTCGCCGACCGTCTCGCCTGGAACGTGTCCAGGTCCAACGGGCGGGAGCGCGATCAATTCGACGAATTCGGGCCGACCTATATTCTTGCCCTATCGGATGGCGATGTGGTGATCGGCTGCGCACGGCTGCTGCCGGCCATCGGTCCTACCATGCTGCAGCAGGTCTTCCCGCAGCTTCTTTCGGCAGGACGGCTCGACGCCGATCCGGCCATGATCGAAAGCTCTCGTTTTTGCGTCGATACCGCGGGTTCCCGTGGGGCCGGGGAAGGGGGCCTGAGCGACGTCACGTTCGGCATGTTCGCAGGCATCCTCGAATGGTGCCTCCATCACGGTTACCGCGAAATCGCAACAGCCACCGATGTTCGCTTCGAGCGAATCTTGCGGCGCGCCGGCTGGCCGATGCAGCGCCTTGGTCAGCCGATCATGATCAACGAGACGCTGAGCGTGGCCGGCATCCTGCCGGTCAAGTGGGAGAACTTCGAACGGGTCCGACCGCACGCCTACCGCTCCGCATTCGGTGCGCGGCGCCAGCATGCGGCATAA
- a CDS encoding plasmid partitioning protein RepB (KEGG: repB; replication protein B~TIGRFAM: plasmid partitioning protein RepB; parB-like partition protein~PFAM: ParB domain protein nuclease; RepB plasmid partition~SMART: ParB domain protein nuclease), whose amino-acid sequence MTNAKERSSRMKSLFANVDSAELAKQISAGPAVKVGSGAVKSMDRAFVAVEEENERLRLQLSGSEAIVEIDSALVVPSFVRDRLDIEGDPNFQGFVEGIRESGQRLPILVRPSPDKQGYFQVAYGHRRLRACQILERPVKAIVRDLTDDELVVAQGIENTERANLSFIEQAFFAATLKARGFRRETIAAALGRADGKLTYVSMLIGIAEQVPAELIGIIGPAPSIGRPKWEKLAAQFKDGKAPAAAQTIIDKLTSTAVWAAATSDQRFAALMSALEHKAARGNQGEEVDLGGGAVITAKSSRSSTLITIPESKVPGLSAWLVERLPALVEEYRKQTGETPMG is encoded by the coding sequence ATGACGAATGCCAAAGAACGCTCCAGTCGGATGAAAAGTCTGTTCGCGAATGTCGATTCTGCGGAACTTGCCAAGCAAATCTCAGCTGGGCCTGCGGTGAAGGTCGGATCTGGAGCCGTCAAGTCGATGGACCGGGCCTTCGTTGCCGTCGAAGAGGAGAATGAACGCCTCCGCCTGCAATTGAGCGGCTCGGAAGCCATTGTCGAAATTGACTCCGCTCTTGTCGTTCCCTCCTTTGTCAGGGACCGCCTCGATATCGAGGGAGATCCGAATTTCCAGGGTTTCGTCGAGGGCATTCGGGAAAGCGGCCAGAGACTTCCCATCCTCGTTCGCCCCTCCCCCGACAAGCAAGGCTACTTTCAGGTCGCTTACGGCCACAGGCGCTTGCGCGCCTGTCAGATCCTTGAACGGCCAGTGAAAGCGATCGTCCGCGATCTTACCGACGATGAACTGGTGGTCGCTCAAGGTATCGAGAATACCGAACGCGCCAATCTCTCCTTCATCGAGCAGGCGTTCTTTGCCGCGACCCTCAAGGCGCGCGGCTTTCGGCGGGAGACGATCGCCGCCGCGCTCGGCAGGGCGGATGGCAAGCTGACCTACGTTTCGATGCTGATTGGAATCGCCGAACAGGTCCCCGCCGAACTGATCGGCATCATTGGTCCGGCTCCTTCGATCGGCCGCCCCAAGTGGGAAAAGCTCGCCGCCCAATTCAAGGATGGCAAGGCACCGGCTGCGGCCCAGACGATCATTGATAAGCTGACTTCGACGGCTGTATGGGCCGCTGCCACGAGTGACCAGCGCTTCGCCGCGCTGATGAGCGCGCTCGAACACAAGGCGGCTAGAGGAAACCAGGGCGAAGAGGTCGACCTCGGCGGCGGCGCCGTGATCACCGCGAAATCTTCGCGTTCTTCAACGCTTATCACGATTCCGGAAAGCAAGGTGCCGGGCCTCTCGGCCTGGCTCGTCGAAAGGCTTCCGGCGCTGGTGGAGGAGTACCGAAAGCAAACGGGAGAGACGCCGATGGGGTAG
- a CDS encoding P-type conjugative transfer ATPase TrbB (TIGRFAM: P-type conjugative transfer ATPase TrbB~PFAM: type II secretion system protein E~KEGG: ret:RHE_PA00178 conjugal transfer protein B), which yields MSIPNLALPRLIRKLEDALGEELCLALNDPSVVEIMLNPDGNLFVERLGRGIVHTGQMDKRAAEVAIGCVAHVLNTEVGDRKPIVSGELPLGGHRFEGLLPPIVPAPCFSIRRRASQRIRLEDYLTSSAMTAGQALMIRQAIDKRWNMVICGGTGSGKTTLTNAVVAAIAEQAPNDRLVILEDTVEIQCAASNAVALRTSDRVDMAQLLKSTMRLRPDRIIVGEVRDGAALTLLKAWNTGHPGGVATIHSNTAQSALRRLEQLTAEVSRQPVQAVIGEAVDLIISIDRTPKGRRVSDILRVHGFIGGEYQLETRGDLQHAA from the coding sequence ATGTCGATACCCAACCTGGCGCTGCCGCGCCTTATCCGCAAACTCGAGGACGCCCTTGGCGAGGAACTTTGCCTTGCCCTCAACGACCCGAGCGTCGTCGAAATCATGCTGAACCCCGACGGAAATCTGTTCGTGGAGCGTCTGGGACGCGGGATCGTCCATACCGGCCAAATGGACAAGCGCGCCGCCGAGGTCGCCATCGGCTGCGTTGCACACGTGTTGAATACCGAGGTGGGCGACCGAAAGCCGATCGTCTCCGGTGAACTGCCCCTTGGCGGCCATCGTTTCGAGGGCCTGCTGCCCCCGATCGTCCCCGCGCCGTGTTTTTCGATCCGCCGGCGGGCGTCGCAGCGCATCCGGCTCGAAGACTATCTGACAAGCAGCGCCATGACGGCCGGTCAGGCCCTCATGATCCGCCAGGCGATAGATAAGCGGTGGAACATGGTCATCTGCGGGGGGACAGGGTCCGGCAAGACGACCCTGACCAATGCTGTCGTCGCAGCGATCGCCGAGCAGGCTCCGAACGACCGATTGGTCATTCTGGAGGACACGGTCGAGATCCAATGCGCCGCCAGCAACGCGGTCGCATTGCGCACAAGCGATCGTGTCGACATGGCGCAACTCCTGAAGAGCACGATGAGATTGCGGCCGGACAGGATCATCGTCGGCGAGGTTCGCGACGGCGCAGCGCTCACTCTGCTCAAGGCCTGGAACACGGGCCATCCCGGGGGCGTGGCGACCATCCATTCAAATACCGCGCAATCGGCGCTTCGACGGCTGGAGCAACTGACCGCCGAGGTGAGCAGGCAACCGGTACAAGCAGTCATAGGCGAGGCAGTCGACCTGATCATCTCGATCGATCGAACCCCAAAAGGCCGCCGCGTCAGCGACATCCTGCGCGTTCATGGCTTTATAGGCGGCGAGTATCAGCTCGAGACTCGTGGAGACCTGCAGCATGCGGCTTGA
- a CDS encoding AAA ATPase (SMART: AAA ATPase~KEGG: mlo:mlr9349 hypothetical protein) produces the protein MIERRISTKLIELIDSSPAVGLIGPRQVGKTTLALAIAEQRPSIYLDLESDADRAKLTEPELYLSQHSDKLVILDEVHRLPNLFQNLRGLIDRGRRNGRKAGHFLLLGSASIDLLKQSGETLAGRIAYLEMGPIDGLEVPVDDLNTLWVRGGFPDSFLAASDRESQRWRQDFIRTYLERDISLLGPRIPAETLRRFWTMLAHHQSGLLNAAEFARSLGVDGKTVASYLDLLVDLLLVRRLEPWHVNIGKRLVKSPRVYVRDSGITHTLLGLTTQEDLLGHPVAGASWEGFVIETLIAAAPPGTQSNFYRTSAGAEIDLLLTPPGERPWAIEIKRSLTPKLEKGFYLACEDLDPARRIVVYPGQEAFPLKHDVEAMPLASIGKALISLIANR, from the coding sequence ATGATTGAACGTCGAATATCTACAAAACTGATTGAGTTGATCGATTCGAGCCCCGCCGTTGGGCTCATTGGCCCGCGTCAGGTCGGCAAGACGACGCTGGCGCTCGCGATAGCCGAACAGCGCCCATCAATCTATCTCGACCTGGAATCGGATGCCGACCGCGCCAAACTCACCGAGCCGGAACTATATCTCAGCCAGCACAGCGACAAGCTCGTTATCCTGGACGAGGTTCACCGGCTACCAAATCTTTTTCAGAATTTGCGTGGGCTTATCGACCGGGGCCGGCGAAATGGAAGGAAGGCTGGCCATTTCCTGCTGCTCGGGTCCGCATCCATCGATCTATTGAAACAGTCGGGTGAGACGCTGGCAGGTCGCATCGCCTACCTTGAAATGGGTCCGATCGACGGCCTGGAAGTGCCAGTTGACGATCTGAATACGCTATGGGTGCGAGGCGGCTTCCCGGATAGTTTCCTAGCAGCGAGTGATCGTGAAAGCCAGCGCTGGCGGCAAGACTTTATACGAACCTATCTGGAACGAGACATTTCCTTGCTTGGTCCTCGCATTCCAGCCGAGACATTGCGGCGCTTCTGGACCATGCTCGCGCATCACCAATCCGGACTGTTAAATGCCGCGGAATTTGCGCGTTCGCTCGGCGTCGATGGCAAGACGGTCGCCTCCTATCTCGATCTCCTGGTTGATCTACTCCTCGTACGACGCCTAGAGCCCTGGCACGTGAACATTGGCAAACGCCTGGTCAAATCACCGCGGGTCTATGTTCGCGATAGCGGCATCACCCACACCCTTTTGGGGCTGACCACTCAGGAGGACCTGCTCGGGCACCCGGTCGCCGGAGCAAGCTGGGAAGGGTTCGTGATCGAGACCTTGATTGCAGCAGCGCCGCCCGGAACTCAGAGCAATTTTTATCGGACGTCGGCTGGTGCCGAGATCGACCTTCTTCTAACGCCCCCGGGCGAACGACCTTGGGCTATCGAAATCAAGCGGAGCCTGACACCGAAACTCGAGAAAGGCTTCTATCTTGCATGTGAAGATCTCGACCCGGCACGACGCATCGTCGTTTACCCTGGGCAGGAAGCTTTCCCCCTAAAGCACGATGTGGAAGCAATGCCGCTAGCCTCGATAGGCAAAGCTCTGATTAGTCTTATAGCGAATAGATAG
- a CDS encoding plasmid partitioning protein RepA (TIGRFAM: plasmid partitioning protein RepA~PFAM: Cobyrinic acid ac-diamide synthase; regulatory protein MerR~KEGG: ret:RHE_PA00033 plasmid partitioning protein RepAa2~SNP /replace=C) — translation MDQMTTRKPTSESSAAKITRQAQMLSAQLQSLRTHMYPPEAMKSLRTFTSRDVATMLGIAESTLRQMSLDGEGAMPERLENGRRSYTLAQVNEIRRYLAVKRPMEALDFFPRRRPGEKLQVIAVANFKGGSAKTTTTVHLAHYLALTGLRVLAIDLDPQASLSAMFGYQPEFDVSDNETIYAAIRYDDDNRRPMRDVIRKTYFDGIDLIPGNLELMEYEHETPQAIASGGGRGDGIFFRRLGAVINSVEEDYDVVVIDAPPQLGYLTLGALCAATSLLITVHPAMIDVASMNQFLAMMSDVMHVIEERGGVLEHDFIRYVITRHNPNDVPQVNVVALLRSLFGEDVLAPAVVDTTAIASAGLEKKSLYEMARGSVGRDTLTRALDSVDAVNLEIFNHLKSVWGRS, via the coding sequence ATGGATCAGATGACGACCCGCAAGCCAACGAGCGAATCCTCCGCTGCGAAGATTACACGCCAAGCGCAGATGTTGTCAGCGCAGTTGCAGTCTCTTCGCACCCATATGTATCCGCCGGAGGCGATGAAATCGTTGCGCACCTTTACCTCGCGCGACGTGGCCACCATGCTTGGGATCGCCGAATCGACGCTCCGACAGATGTCGTTGGACGGCGAAGGCGCAATGCCCGAGAGGCTGGAGAATGGCCGCAGGAGCTACACGCTCGCCCAGGTCAATGAGATCCGTCGATACCTGGCGGTGAAGCGGCCCATGGAAGCCTTGGATTTCTTTCCGCGCCGGCGTCCCGGTGAGAAGTTGCAGGTTATCGCGGTTGCGAACTTCAAGGGCGGATCGGCCAAAACGACGACGACCGTTCATCTCGCCCATTATCTTGCTCTGACGGGTTTGCGGGTGCTCGCGATCGATCTTGACCCGCAGGCATCCTTGTCGGCCATGTTCGGCTATCAGCCGGAGTTCGATGTCAGCGACAACGAGACCATATATGCGGCGATTCGCTATGACGACGACAACCGCCGGCCGATGCGCGACGTCATTCGCAAAACCTATTTTGACGGAATCGATCTCATACCCGGCAACCTGGAGCTCATGGAATACGAGCATGAGACGCCGCAGGCGATCGCAAGCGGCGGCGGGCGCGGCGACGGGATCTTCTTCCGGCGGCTCGGCGCCGTCATAAACAGCGTCGAGGAAGACTACGATGTCGTCGTCATCGACGCGCCGCCGCAACTGGGCTATCTGACCCTGGGCGCGCTTTGTGCGGCGACCTCGCTGCTGATCACCGTTCATCCGGCGATGATCGACGTTGCCAGCATGAACCAGTTCCTGGCAATGATGAGCGATGTCATGCACGTCATCGAGGAGCGTGGCGGTGTTCTGGAACACGATTTCATCCGATATGTCATCACCAGGCACAATCCGAACGACGTCCCGCAGGTGAACGTCGTCGCGCTCCTGCGCTCCCTGTTCGGCGAGGACGTGCTGGCGCCAGCGGTGGTGGACACGACCGCGATTGCCAGCGCCGGCCTTGAGAAGAAGAGCCTTTACGAAATGGCGCGTGGTTCGGTTGGTCGAGACACGCTCACGCGCGCCCTGGATTCCGTCGACGCAGTCAATCTCGAGATCTTCAACCACCTCAAATCGGTATGGGGACGGTCATGA